The Calothrix sp. PCC 7507 DNA segment TTTCGGTTAACAGCACAGCCGCAGTCTGCTCGCCAATACCAGGGATTGAGGTTAAAAGGTCGCGCTTGGCCTTCAAATCAGGATGGCACTCAAAGTGGTCGTGAATCAGTTGTTTCACCTCCACAATCAGCTGTTTTAACTGCTCTAAATGAGACTCAATCAAAGCCGCAACAGTTGGTGTAGCAGTTTCTAACCGATTATGTTCCTGTTGGTACATGTCCGTAAGCGATTCTAAACGACGAAGGAGCGCTTGAAGCTCTTTCACCTCAACTGGTAAAGGAGTCCAAATTTCCGGGGCAATCGCCAGACAAAAACGCGCAATCACTGCGGCATCTACTTTGTCCGTCTTAGTACGAAGTAGTTCGCTCTTGGCAAATCCTTTAATGCGGGATGGATTGACCACACTGACTTTGTGACCATTCTCCACTAAAAACTCTGCCAATGCTTCGCCATAGGTGCTTGTCGCTTCCATGCAGCCATGAACTTGAGTCGCTCCTTGTTTGGAGAGCCAATTTTTCAGGACAAGAAAACCTTCTGGATTGTTTTTAAAGACTTTGGATTTTGTGGTTTGGTTCTCCAGTATCAAAGTCACATGAAAATCTTTTTTACTGATATCGATACCGAGAACTATTTTTGACATGAGACATTTCCTCCACAGTTAATTTCTACAATAGAAGAACTGATGAATTGCATCTACTATCCTTGTGAATGCAGACTTTCCCAATATTTGGGGTCTAAGATACTGTCCAGTCTCTACAATTCAATTCGATTTCACCGATACAGGTTGCCAATCTACGTTACAGACTTTTGTATGGTCTCAGGGGCGGGGCAGCTTGACCTGGTATTACCAGTCCTCCAAAAAGAATTGTGTCGTTAAACTAGTACAGACAACATTTAAGTTTTTTGAACTGCATTCTCAAGTCAAGTCTTTGCTCTACATCACAGTGAAAGCTATTTACTCGGTTCCTTGGGATCTTCTATTTAAGATACAAGGGGCGGGGAAACCCCGCCCCTACGGGAGAT contains these protein-coding regions:
- a CDS encoding IS110 family transposase, producing the protein MSKIVLGIDISKKDFHVTLILENQTTKSKVFKNNPEGFLVLKNWLSKQGATQVHGCMEATSTYGEALAEFLVENGHKVSVVNPSRIKGFAKSELLRTKTDKVDAAVIARFCLAIAPEIWTPLPVEVKELQALLRRLESLTDMYQQEHNRLETATPTVAALIESHLEQLKQLIVEVKQLIHDHFECHPDLKAKRDLLTSIPGIGEQTAAVLLTEMGCIEQYRNARQLAAHAGLTPQERSSGSSVQAKSHLSRIGNARLRKALYMPAVAAMRHNPLLKLFAQRLLDRGKVKMQVLGAVMRKLLHFAFAILKSQKPFDPDYLAHAS